The proteins below come from a single Thermogemmatispora onikobensis genomic window:
- a CDS encoding SMP-30/gluconolactonase/LRE family protein, producing the protein MSESHSPIKEFRLELSDLTYTGHDLVRPESIIAQPDGTLWTSDGRGGVMRIAPDGGQQFFGGLGGEPNGLAMARDGSLYIANIGNGHIQRLYPDGRSKEVLTEIDGVPTTCANYVFIDSKDRLWLAFSTREQQWWPAAAQPRPDGYIVLLDEKGPRIVYDGIYFTNEIRLDAKEEFLYVAETMKNRILRFRVQPDGSLTDKEVFGPDGLGLGAVVDGFAFDAEGNVWVTTPLRNGLGIITTDGDYHVVFEEANEEVLSTFEEKIANGTATPADMAACAGQTLQSLTSITFGGPDLRTVYIGSLAMSRLPTFRSPVPGLPMRHWTS; encoded by the coding sequence ATGAGCGAGAGCCATTCCCCTATCAAAGAATTTCGCCTTGAACTGAGCGATCTCACCTACACTGGCCACGACCTTGTCCGCCCCGAGTCGATCATCGCGCAGCCGGACGGCACCCTCTGGACCTCAGACGGTCGCGGCGGAGTCATGCGCATTGCTCCCGATGGCGGCCAACAATTCTTCGGTGGTCTGGGAGGCGAACCCAATGGCCTGGCGATGGCGCGCGATGGCTCGCTCTACATCGCCAATATCGGCAACGGGCATATTCAGCGCCTCTATCCCGATGGCCGCAGTAAGGAGGTGCTGACCGAGATCGATGGCGTTCCCACCACCTGCGCCAACTATGTCTTTATCGACAGCAAAGATCGCCTCTGGCTGGCCTTCTCAACGCGAGAGCAGCAGTGGTGGCCCGCCGCGGCACAGCCACGGCCCGATGGCTATATTGTGCTGCTTGACGAGAAGGGACCCCGTATCGTCTATGATGGCATCTATTTCACCAACGAGATCCGTCTGGATGCCAAAGAGGAATTTCTCTATGTTGCCGAGACCATGAAAAACCGCATCCTGCGCTTCCGCGTCCAGCCTGATGGCAGCCTGACCGATAAAGAGGTCTTTGGACCCGATGGTCTTGGCCTGGGGGCCGTCGTCGATGGCTTTGCCTTTGATGCCGAAGGCAATGTCTGGGTGACGACCCCGTTGCGCAACGGCCTCGGCATTATCACCACCGACGGTGACTATCATGTCGTCTTCGAAGAGGCCAACGAGGAGGTCCTGTCAACGTTCGAAGAGAAAATCGCCAACGGCACGGCTACCCCTGCCGACATGGCCGCCTGTGCCGGGCAGACGCTCCAATCGCTGACCAGCATCACCTTTGGAGGGCCTGACCTGCGGACCGTCTACATTGGCTCGCTGGCGATGTCACGCCTGCCCACCTTCCGCTCACCTGTGCCTGGACTGCCGATGCGCCATTGGACCAGCTAG